CGAAGTCGGCCATCGCCGCGCCCAGCACCTCCAGCCGGGACGCGCGGCTGACCGGGTCGCGGGCCATCGACACGCCCTGCTGCAGTTCGGCGAAGGTGATCGCGGTCAGCTCCGGCACGGCCGGCAGATCGGCCGGGCTGAGCAGCGCCAGGTCGATGTACACGCAGGTGTCGAGCACGCCGGCCGGCCGCCGCCGGGCCGACCGGCGACGCTCAGCCACGACGCCGCTCGAACGGGTCGTCGCCCTCGTCCCCCACCAGTTCCTCCGGGCCGAAGTACTCCTCGGCCTCCTTGCGCATCTGCTGGTAGTCCACCCGCGGCAGCTTCACGTGCCGCGCCACCAGTTCCTCCGCCGTCAGCCGGCGCCGTCCCGACACCGGGCGCAGCTCCGCGACCTCGACCCCGTTCCTGGTGATGTGGAAGGTCTCCCCCGCCTCCACCGCGTCCATCACCGCGGCGGAGTTGTTCCGGAACTCCCGCTGGGTAATCGTCTTCATCCCTCCACGGTAGCCCCGCGTAGCACACACGGCTACACCTCGCGTCCGCGCAACTCCGCCTCCCGGCCCCGATGTGTCCGATAGGTTCAGGCACAATCGTTCGATTTGAGGGGGGCCCTGCCGTGGCCGACACCAGCGAGAAGGACCAGAACCCCTGGCTGTACGGCCAGGACAGTCCACCGACAGCGGGACCGCTCGCCCCGCACCGCACCACCGGACCGTGGGCGGGCGCCGAGAGCTCGGGCGCCCCCGTCCTCGTACAGCCGGCGGTACTCCAGCAGGCCGCCAGCGAATCGCGCCGGCTGCGCGGCGAGCTGAAGAGCTCCGTCACCCGTGCCGAGCCGGACACGGCGGCAGCAGTCCAGGCGCTGGCGGACGGGTGGGCCGGCGGACCCGCCCTGTCGCAGGCGCTCACCTGGTGGAAGTCCCGCTGGACCAGCCTCGACAACCGGCTCGGCCTGGCCGCCGATCGTCTCGACGCCACTGCCCGGGGCTACCGTGCCGCCGACAACTCCGCCGCCACCTCGTTCAAGGGACCGTGAGCCCGTGGTGACCTTCGCCCAGCTCCGTCAAGCCTCCTTCGACTCCCTCGACCACGCGGGCGACACCTGGAGCGGCGTATCCGGCCACGTGGAACAGCTCGGTTCCCAGGTCCGGTCCGGCGTCCTCCACCCCTTGGCGGGCGGCGGCCCCTACTCCTCCCCGTCCGCTGCGAACCGGCCGTGGACCGGCGCGGCGGCCAACGAGGCGGTGCGTGAGATCGAGCTGCTGGCTGACGAGTTGCACGCCTTTCACTTCGAGGCGCTGGCCATCTCCGCCGCACTGCACCGCGCCAAGAC
The nucleotide sequence above comes from Streptomyces kaniharaensis. Encoded proteins:
- a CDS encoding type II toxin-antitoxin system VapC family toxin — encoded protein: MAERRRSARRRPAGVLDTCVYIDLALLSPADLPAVPELTAITFAELQQGVSMARDPVSRASRLEVLGAAMADFDPLPFDAAAAARYGTLVTLTIAAGRQPRPRRIDLMIAAVASAHGLPLYTRNVADFRGLGSAVEIIGV
- a CDS encoding type II toxin-antitoxin system Phd/YefM family antitoxin, which gives rise to MKTITQREFRNNSAAVMDAVEAGETFHITRNGVEVAELRPVSGRRRLTAEELVARHVKLPRVDYQQMRKEAEEYFGPEELVGDEGDDPFERRRG
- a CDS encoding WXG100 family type VII secretion target yields the protein MADTSEKDQNPWLYGQDSPPTAGPLAPHRTTGPWAGAESSGAPVLVQPAVLQQAASESRRLRGELKSSVTRAEPDTAAAVQALADGWAGGPALSQALTWWKSRWTSLDNRLGLAADRLDATARGYRAADNSAATSFKGP